A window of the Pogona vitticeps strain Pit_001003342236 chromosome 4, PviZW2.1, whole genome shotgun sequence genome harbors these coding sequences:
- the FPGT gene encoding fucose-1-phosphate guanylyltransferase isoform X1 yields the protein MIRFIWVAEPRNVELLLFLRSAEAARRKHCGKTVESGKFWDAVVITAVDKKQEIAYQQQLSAKLKRKELPLGVHYHVFVDPPGPKIGNGGSTLHVLKCLEEHYGDQWGSLTILLIHSGGYSQRLPNASALGKIFTALPFGNPVYQMLDLKLAMYIDFPTYMNPGILITCADDIELYHIGTMECIRFNQPGFTALAHPSSLAIGTTHGVFVLDPPLCGTQKGEVEYRTCQRFLHKPIVENMHRFGAVHKMDNSQASNLLTELGHLAAVSEYVYTDSLFYIDHSTAKLLLTFYKQVGTLCCEIDAYGDFLQALGSGATKDYTKYLENDIQGESCVMEIREKLFTLLNGLPLNVILLNNSKFYHIGTTRECLFHFTSDRKLKMEMGLLPDVFSICPNSTEDFGKSACIIHSILSSGCSVIPGSLLEYSRLGPEVSVGTNCIISGCCIDTKADIPSDTFMATLSVRIDEELMYVSMVFGIEDNLKKNVTNVAETHLLRFFGTSLSLFLELWGLKVSHELFSGVGVGLSLWTVRIFPVCSTVSDSVKMSLGILNSVQNKAPFKLNGFKLLSVEEILQYKDVEDMLKFRQLLYEEISLQKQKEKSDL from the exons ATGATCCGATTTATATGGGTGGCGGAACCGCGCAATGTAGAGTTGCTGCTGTTTTTACGCAGTGCTGAGGCTGCTAGAAGAAAACATTGCg GTAAAACTGTGGAGAGCGGAAAATTCTGGGATGCTGTTGTCATAACAGCAGTTGACAAAAAGCAAGAAATAGCTTATCAGCAGCAGTTATCagccaaattaaaaagaaaggagcTCCCCCTTGGTGTTCATTATCATGTTTTTGTTGATCCTCCTGGACCAAAAATTG GAAATGGTGGATCAACACTTCATGTCCTTAAGTGCTTGGAAGAACATTATGGTGATCAGTGGGGTTCTCTCACCATCCTATTAATCCATTCTG GTGGATATAGTCAACGTTTACCAAATGCGAGTGCCTTGGGAAAAATTTTTACAGCTTTGCCTTTTGGGAACCCAGTTTATCAAATGTTGGATTTAAAACTGGCAATGTACATTGATTTTCCCACCTATATGAATCCAGGTATTTTGATTACTTGCGCAGATGATATTGAACTTTATCATATTGGCACAATGGAATGCATAAGGTTTAATCAGCCTGGATTTACAGCATTAGCCCATCCTTCTAGTTTGGCCATTGGTACAACCCATGGTGTATTTGTGTTGGATCCACCATTGTGTGGGACTCAAAAGGGAGAAGTTGAATACAGAACTTGTCAACGTTTCCTGCACAAGCCTATCGTTGAAAATATGCACCGGTTTGGTGCAGTACATAAAATGGATAATTCTCAGGCATCCAATCTTCTTACAGAACTTGGACATTTAGCAGCAGTTTCTGAATACGTGTATACGGATAGTCTATTTTACATTGATCATAGCACTGCGAAATTATTGCTGACATTTTATAAACAAGTAGGCACACTTTGCTGTGAAATAGATGCTTATGGTGACTTTCTTCAAGCATTAGGGTCTGGAGCAACAAAAGACTACACAAAATACCTGGAGAATGACATACAAGGAGAATCGTGTGTAATGGAAATAAGGGAGAAGTTATTTACTCTCCTTAATGGACTGCCTCTCAATGTTATTCTTCTAAATAATTCTAAATTCTATCACATTGGGACTACCCGTgagtgtttgtttcattttacttCTGACAGAAAGCTGAAAATGGAAATGGGTTTGCTGCCAGATGTTTTTAGCATCTGCCCTAACAGCACAGAAGACTTTGGGAAATCAGCATGTATCATTCACAGTATACTAAGTTCCGGGTGTTCTGTTATACCTGGCTCACTCCTTGAATACTCCAGGCTGGGGCCTGAGGTGTCAGTGGGAACTAACTGCATTATCAGTGGATGTTGTATTGACACCAAAGCAGACATCCCATCAGACACCTTCATGGCAACACTAAGTGTGAGGATTGATGAAGAATTAATGTATGTGAGTATGGTGTTTGGCATAGAAGATAACTTGAAAAAGAATGTGACTAATGTAGCAGAGACACACTTACTAAGGTTTTTTGGAACCAGCCTCAGTCTGTTCTTGGAGCTCTGGGGTCTGAAAGTTTCACATGAGCTGTTTTCTGGTGTCGGAGTAGGTCTGAGTTTATGGACAGTGCGAATTTTCCCAGTTTGCTCCACTGTAAGTGATTCAGTGAAAATGTCATTAGGGATTTTAAACTCCGTTCAGAACAAGGCACCTTTTAAATTGAATGGTTTTAAGCTCTTGTCTGTTGAAGAAATCCTTCAGTACAAAGATGTAGAAGATATGTTGAAGTTCAGGCAGCTACTTTATGAAGAAATCAGtctgcagaaacagaaagagaaatcagATTTATGA
- the FPGT gene encoding fucose-1-phosphate guanylyltransferase isoform X2, which produces MPVAGEAEMLLQQATRERLERFAQLRGKTVESGKFWDAVVITAVDKKQEIAYQQQLSAKLKRKELPLGVHYHVFVDPPGPKIGNGGSTLHVLKCLEEHYGDQWGSLTILLIHSGGYSQRLPNASALGKIFTALPFGNPVYQMLDLKLAMYIDFPTYMNPGILITCADDIELYHIGTMECIRFNQPGFTALAHPSSLAIGTTHGVFVLDPPLCGTQKGEVEYRTCQRFLHKPIVENMHRFGAVHKMDNSQASNLLTELGHLAAVSEYVYTDSLFYIDHSTAKLLLTFYKQVGTLCCEIDAYGDFLQALGSGATKDYTKYLENDIQGESCVMEIREKLFTLLNGLPLNVILLNNSKFYHIGTTRECLFHFTSDRKLKMEMGLLPDVFSICPNSTEDFGKSACIIHSILSSGCSVIPGSLLEYSRLGPEVSVGTNCIISGCCIDTKADIPSDTFMATLSVRIDEELMYVSMVFGIEDNLKKNVTNVAETHLLRFFGTSLSLFLELWGLKVSHELFSGVGVGLSLWTVRIFPVCSTVSDSVKMSLGILNSVQNKAPFKLNGFKLLSVEEILQYKDVEDMLKFRQLLYEEISLQKQKEKSDL; this is translated from the exons ATGCCGGTCGCAGGAGAGGCGGAAATGTTGCTGCAACAAGCCACTCGGGAGAGGCTGGAGAGATTCGCCCAACTCAGAG GTAAAACTGTGGAGAGCGGAAAATTCTGGGATGCTGTTGTCATAACAGCAGTTGACAAAAAGCAAGAAATAGCTTATCAGCAGCAGTTATCagccaaattaaaaagaaaggagcTCCCCCTTGGTGTTCATTATCATGTTTTTGTTGATCCTCCTGGACCAAAAATTG GAAATGGTGGATCAACACTTCATGTCCTTAAGTGCTTGGAAGAACATTATGGTGATCAGTGGGGTTCTCTCACCATCCTATTAATCCATTCTG GTGGATATAGTCAACGTTTACCAAATGCGAGTGCCTTGGGAAAAATTTTTACAGCTTTGCCTTTTGGGAACCCAGTTTATCAAATGTTGGATTTAAAACTGGCAATGTACATTGATTTTCCCACCTATATGAATCCAGGTATTTTGATTACTTGCGCAGATGATATTGAACTTTATCATATTGGCACAATGGAATGCATAAGGTTTAATCAGCCTGGATTTACAGCATTAGCCCATCCTTCTAGTTTGGCCATTGGTACAACCCATGGTGTATTTGTGTTGGATCCACCATTGTGTGGGACTCAAAAGGGAGAAGTTGAATACAGAACTTGTCAACGTTTCCTGCACAAGCCTATCGTTGAAAATATGCACCGGTTTGGTGCAGTACATAAAATGGATAATTCTCAGGCATCCAATCTTCTTACAGAACTTGGACATTTAGCAGCAGTTTCTGAATACGTGTATACGGATAGTCTATTTTACATTGATCATAGCACTGCGAAATTATTGCTGACATTTTATAAACAAGTAGGCACACTTTGCTGTGAAATAGATGCTTATGGTGACTTTCTTCAAGCATTAGGGTCTGGAGCAACAAAAGACTACACAAAATACCTGGAGAATGACATACAAGGAGAATCGTGTGTAATGGAAATAAGGGAGAAGTTATTTACTCTCCTTAATGGACTGCCTCTCAATGTTATTCTTCTAAATAATTCTAAATTCTATCACATTGGGACTACCCGTgagtgtttgtttcattttacttCTGACAGAAAGCTGAAAATGGAAATGGGTTTGCTGCCAGATGTTTTTAGCATCTGCCCTAACAGCACAGAAGACTTTGGGAAATCAGCATGTATCATTCACAGTATACTAAGTTCCGGGTGTTCTGTTATACCTGGCTCACTCCTTGAATACTCCAGGCTGGGGCCTGAGGTGTCAGTGGGAACTAACTGCATTATCAGTGGATGTTGTATTGACACCAAAGCAGACATCCCATCAGACACCTTCATGGCAACACTAAGTGTGAGGATTGATGAAGAATTAATGTATGTGAGTATGGTGTTTGGCATAGAAGATAACTTGAAAAAGAATGTGACTAATGTAGCAGAGACACACTTACTAAGGTTTTTTGGAACCAGCCTCAGTCTGTTCTTGGAGCTCTGGGGTCTGAAAGTTTCACATGAGCTGTTTTCTGGTGTCGGAGTAGGTCTGAGTTTATGGACAGTGCGAATTTTCCCAGTTTGCTCCACTGTAAGTGATTCAGTGAAAATGTCATTAGGGATTTTAAACTCCGTTCAGAACAAGGCACCTTTTAAATTGAATGGTTTTAAGCTCTTGTCTGTTGAAGAAATCCTTCAGTACAAAGATGTAGAAGATATGTTGAAGTTCAGGCAGCTACTTTATGAAGAAATCAGtctgcagaaacagaaagagaaatcagATTTATGA